A single Klebsiella variicola DNA region contains:
- the yiaB gene encoding inner membrane protein YiaB, whose translation MNTKRNIARVMMAAGSLVYLLGIWRTCPLFSGKGYFLGVLVMGMFAVLAHQRASQWQEQDDGFIALCRLVLLLSVGLLLVGAWYVPADWHEKAVYIAAWFVCLYGASATPERTRVARAMQKTE comes from the coding sequence ATGAACACAAAACGCAACATTGCCAGGGTGATGATGGCAGCAGGATCGCTGGTTTATCTGCTCGGTATCTGGCGAACCTGCCCGTTGTTTAGCGGTAAAGGTTATTTTCTCGGCGTACTGGTGATGGGGATGTTTGCCGTCCTCGCCCATCAGCGCGCCAGCCAGTGGCAGGAACAGGACGACGGCTTTATTGCCTTATGTCGGCTGGTGCTGTTGCTATCGGTCGGCCTGCTGCTGGTTGGCGCCTGGTATGTGCCGGCAGACTGGCATGAAAAAGCCGTCTATATCGCGGCGTGGTTTGTCTGCTTATATGGCGCATCGGCAACCCCCGAACGGACCCGCGTCGCCCGGGCGATGCAAAAAACGGAATAA
- the yiaA gene encoding inner membrane protein YiaA, which translates to MMENKHATYSPAFHLISWIALIGGIVTYLVGLWNADMQLNEKGYYFAVLVLGLFAAASYQKTVRDKYEAIPTTALYYTTCLVVFVIAVGLLVIGLWNATLLLSEKGFYGLAYFLSLFGAVAVQKNVRDAWDPTRLREPLSVTEEGPES; encoded by the coding sequence GTGATGGAAAACAAGCACGCGACGTATTCTCCGGCGTTTCATTTGATCTCCTGGATTGCCCTGATCGGCGGCATCGTCACCTATCTGGTGGGGCTGTGGAATGCCGATATGCAGTTGAATGAGAAAGGCTATTATTTTGCTGTCCTGGTACTGGGGCTGTTTGCCGCGGCATCTTATCAAAAGACGGTGCGCGATAAGTATGAAGCCATTCCGACCACCGCGCTGTACTACACCACCTGCCTGGTGGTCTTCGTTATCGCTGTAGGTCTGCTGGTTATCGGACTGTGGAATGCCACTCTGCTGCTCAGCGAGAAAGGGTTCTATGGGCTGGCGTACTTTTTGAGCCTGTTTGGCGCTGTTGCGGTGCAGAAAAACGTGCGTGATGCCTGGGACCCGACGCGCTTACGGGAACCTCTCAGCGTGACGGAAGAGGGGCCTGAGTCGTAA